The nucleotide window ATGCGGCAGGCAAGCTCATTCATCAGCAGGATCTGACGTTCCGCTGCCGGCAGGATACGGCTTTCACCGACGGCATGGTAGAAATGGAGTTCGACAACCTCCGCTCTTTTCGCGACCGGTACTTCACTGATGTACCTACTCCCCTGGCCTGGCCGCACCAGCCCGCAGCCGGCTCCCGCCTGCCCTCCGGCGGCGTGGTAACCGACGTGCGCAGCTCGGCCGTGGACATTGCCAAAGTATCAACCCAGCTGCAGAACCGCCGCGTGGTGAGTGGCCCCCAGGACGTGACGGTGCCGGCCGGCACGTTTGCCTGCTACAAAATAGAAGCCGAGCGCGAAGCCGTGGTGCAGCCCAAGCCCGACATCGTTCGGCGCACCTCCCAGCGGGTAATCGACTTCTACAGCCCCGGCGTGGGCGTGGTGCGCACGGAGGTATACGACAAGAACAACAAGCTACAGAGCACTAGTGTGCTGACGCGGCGCACGCCGTAGGGTGGCGCGGCAGCTGCTTTTCCGCTAACTTGCTGCCCGTCATCAGTTCACTGACTGCTCGCTATGAGATACGCTTCCCTTTTTGCCGCCGGCCTGCTGCTGGCTTCCTGCCAGTCGGAGCCCACGTCCAAGGCCCCGGATACGGCTGCCGCCCCGGCCACGCCAGCGGCTGCCCAGCCGGCCAAGCCCGACAATGCCTTCGGCGAAACCATTAGCTCCGACGGGGCCATAGCGGTGGCGGAGCTGCCCAAGCTGCTGGGCGCCCGCGACTCAGCCCGGGTGAAACTGGTGGGTACCACTGAGGCCGTGTGCCAAGCCAAAGGCTGCTGGCTGACCATGCAGCTGCCCCAAGACCAGACCATGCGCGTACGGTTTCGGGACTACGCCTTCTTCGTTCCCAAAGACATAGCCGGCAAAACCGTAGTGGTGGAAGGCTGGGCCCACCGTCGCGAAGTACCCGTGGATGAGCTCCAGCACTATGCCAAAGACGGCGGCAAATCGGCCAAGGAAATTGCGGCTATTACCAAGCCCGAAACCCAGCTCAGCTTCATGGCCGACGGAGTGCTGGTGCAATAGGTTGCTATGGCTTTCTGGCTGAATGGTTGACGCCTTTGAGCCCCTACCAGATAATACAAAGGCTTCCTGCAGGGGAAGCCTTCTTTTTGGGCTGGTAGCCGCCCATTCCCGAACTTGCGACTTCGAACCACCCGGCCTTGCCTTTCCCTTAATATGCCCGACCTGAGCCAGATCCAGCAGCAGATAGCTGCCCTCACGACCCGCTTGCACCACCTCAACTACCAGTACTACCAGAACGACGTGTCCGAGGTGTCGGACCAGGAGTTTGACGCCTTGCTGCGCGAGCTGCAGGAGCTGGAGCGCCAGCACCCCGAGCTGGCGCTGCCCAACTCGCCCACCCAGCGCGTGGGCGGCACCATCACCAAGCAGTTCCCCACGGTAGAGCACCGCTTTCCCATGCTTAGCCTGGCCAATACCTACTCCGAAGCTGATCTGCGGGAGTTTGATGAGCGGGTGCGCCGGGGCCTGGAAGGCGCCACCTACCAGTATGTGTGTGAGCTGAAGTTCGACGGGGTGGCCATGAGCCTTACCTACGAAGATGGCCAGCTCACGCGCGGCGTCACGCGGGGTGACGGTACCCGCGGCGACATGGTAACCAGCAACGTGCGCACCATTAACACCCTGCCTCTGCACCTGCGCCCCGTGCCCGGCCAGCCCCAGGATTTTGAGGTGCGCGGTGAAATCTTTATGCCGCTGTCGGTCTTCAATGACCTGAATCTGGAGCGCGAGCAAAACGGGGAAGCGTTGCTGGCCAACCCACGCAACGCCGCCTCGGGCACCCTCAAGCTCCAGGACTCGGCCCAGGTAGCCGCGCGCCGCCTGCGCTTCTATGCCTACAGCTACCTCAGCCCCCGCCGCACCGATTTCCCCTCACACAGCGCCGCCCTGGCCGCCCTCAAGAGCTGGGGCCTGCCCGTATCGGACACTTGGCGCCTGTGCGGCTCCATTGAGGAGGTGCTGGCCTTCATTCATCAGTGGGAAAAAGCGCGGTTTGACTTGCCGGTGGCTACTGATGGCATCGTGATAAAGGTGGATGATCTGCAGCAGCAGGAAGTCCTGGGCTTCACGTCCAAAAGTCCGCGCTGGGCCATTGCCTATAAGTACCCCGCCGAGGCCGCCCGCTCTCAACTCCTGGGCATCCAGTACCAGGTAGGACGTACCGGAGCCGTTACGCCGGTAGCCCTGCTCACGCCCGTGCCCCTGGCGGGTACCATCGTCAAGCGGGCATCCGTACACAACGCCAACCAGATTGCGGCTCTCGACTTACGGGTGGGCGACACGGTGTTTGTAGAGAAAGGCGGCGAAATCATTCCCAAGATTACGGGCGTGGACGTAGCGGCCCGGCCTGCCCACGCTGAGCCTGTCATCTACCCCACCGAGTGTCCGGCCTGCGGCACGCCATTGGTGCGGCCCGAGGGCGAGGCCCACTTCCGCTGCCCCAACGACCGGGGCTGCCCGCCTCAATTGAAGGCCAAGCTGGAGCACTACGTTTCGCGCAAGGCCCTGAACATCGACGGATTGGGCGCCGAAACCGTAGGCCGTTTCTTTGACCTGGGCTTGGTGACGGACGCGGCCTCGCTCTATGACCTGCCGGCCAAAGCTGCCGAGTTGGCGCAGCTGGAGCGCCTGGGCGAGAAATCGGTGCAGCGGCTGGTGGCCGGGCTGGAACAGAGCCGGCAGGTGCCTTTCGACCGGGTGCTTTACGGGCTGGGCATCCGCTACGTGGGCGAAACCGTGGCCGAAAAGCTGGCTCACCACTACCGCACCATTGACGCGCTGGCGGCGGCCTCGGGGGGTGAGCTAGGAGCCGTACCCGAGGTAGGCGGTGTCATTGCCGAATCGGTGGCGGCGTGGTTTGCCCAGCCCGAAAACCGGGACCTGATTGAGCGCATGCGGGCGGCCGGGGTGCAGCTGGCCCTCACCGGCGAAGTGCCCCAGGCCAAGAGCGACCGGCTGGCCGGCCTCACCTTCGTGCTCTCGGGCGTGTTTGCCGAGCACAGTCGGGAGGAGCTGCAGGAGCTGATTCAGCTGCATGGGGGCAAAATCACGGGTTCCATCAGCAAGAAGCTTTCCTTCCTGGTAGCCGGCGACAAAATGGGGCCCGCCAAGCGCGAAAAAGCCACTGAGTTGAAAGTGCCCATCATTTCCGAAGCCGAGCTGCTGGCCATGCTGCCCACGGGCGAGGAACCCGTTGCTTCAGCTACGGCTTCTGAACTCACGGACACCCTCACGCAGAGCGCAGAAGACGCGCCAAACAACGAAGCGCTGCCATCGGCCGGCACCAACGGGCAAATTTCGCTGTTTTAGGTTTTTGCCCACATCATCGCAGTCTTTGGGTTCTTTCCTTATTCGTTTTCTCTATGAAGCTTCTTCGCTACGTACTCCTGCTAACCCTAACCGGCTTGCTAGGAGGCCAGCCAGCTTTAGCCCAGGCACCAGCCCCGCCGCCACCCGATGTAACCCCAGCCCAGGCGGCTAAGCTCATCCGCAAACGCCAGGTAGTGGTGCTGGATGTGCGTACGCCCGAGGAATTTGCAGCCGGCCACCTCGCGGGTGCCCGCAACGTCAACTTCAAGGGCAGCGACTTTGCCCAGCAGGTAGCTACGCTTGATACCGCTAAAACCTACCTGCTCTACTGCGCCAGCGGCAACCGCAGCAGCAAAGCCGCCACCCTCATGCGCGAGCACGGCGTGCGCAAGGTGATAAATGCCGGTGCGTATAAGGAGCTACAAGCGACGGAACCACAGATTCGCACGGATTAGTCGGATTACACGGATTTCGTGGACGATTCTTCCCAAACAAAAAAGCCTCGCACCGTGCGAGGCTTTTTTCTGTTCCTATTTTCAAAAGCGCTGAGTGCGCCAACTACAAAATCCATGTAAGTCGACTAATCTAAGCGAATCCGTGGTTTAGAAACTCTGCACGATGCTGTTGTGCAGGGTACGGGGGCTCCAGTAGCCGCTGGCAATAATGCGGCGGATAGTGTAGAGCGGGTCCTGCTGGTCGCGCTTCTCAGCCAGGATAAAGGCCGCGTCCATGCCGCGCTTTTTCAGCTCAGGAATGGACTCGGGGCGCCACAAGCCGAAGGGATAGGCGAAGTAGTTGATTTTCTTACCGGTAATTTCTTCCAGCGTTTTGGTGGGCTTCTCGATCTGCGTCACCCAGTCCTGGCCCTCATACTTCTTCACGTTGTGGTGGTCCCAGGTGTGGGAGCCGATGACGTTGCC belongs to Hymenobacter sp. J193 and includes:
- a CDS encoding DUF4920 domain-containing protein; translated protein: MRYASLFAAGLLLASCQSEPTSKAPDTAAAPATPAAAQPAKPDNAFGETISSDGAIAVAELPKLLGARDSARVKLVGTTEAVCQAKGCWLTMQLPQDQTMRVRFRDYAFFVPKDIAGKTVVVEGWAHRREVPVDELQHYAKDGGKSAKEIAAITKPETQLSFMADGVLVQ
- the ligA gene encoding NAD-dependent DNA ligase LigA; amino-acid sequence: MPDLSQIQQQIAALTTRLHHLNYQYYQNDVSEVSDQEFDALLRELQELERQHPELALPNSPTQRVGGTITKQFPTVEHRFPMLSLANTYSEADLREFDERVRRGLEGATYQYVCELKFDGVAMSLTYEDGQLTRGVTRGDGTRGDMVTSNVRTINTLPLHLRPVPGQPQDFEVRGEIFMPLSVFNDLNLEREQNGEALLANPRNAASGTLKLQDSAQVAARRLRFYAYSYLSPRRTDFPSHSAALAALKSWGLPVSDTWRLCGSIEEVLAFIHQWEKARFDLPVATDGIVIKVDDLQQQEVLGFTSKSPRWAIAYKYPAEAARSQLLGIQYQVGRTGAVTPVALLTPVPLAGTIVKRASVHNANQIAALDLRVGDTVFVEKGGEIIPKITGVDVAARPAHAEPVIYPTECPACGTPLVRPEGEAHFRCPNDRGCPPQLKAKLEHYVSRKALNIDGLGAETVGRFFDLGLVTDAASLYDLPAKAAELAQLERLGEKSVQRLVAGLEQSRQVPFDRVLYGLGIRYVGETVAEKLAHHYRTIDALAAASGGELGAVPEVGGVIAESVAAWFAQPENRDLIERMRAAGVQLALTGEVPQAKSDRLAGLTFVLSGVFAEHSREELQELIQLHGGKITGSISKKLSFLVAGDKMGPAKREKATELKVPIISEAELLAMLPTGEEPVASATASELTDTLTQSAEDAPNNEALPSAGTNGQISLF
- a CDS encoding rhodanese-like domain-containing protein, translating into MKLLRYVLLLTLTGLLGGQPALAQAPAPPPPDVTPAQAAKLIRKRQVVVLDVRTPEEFAAGHLAGARNVNFKGSDFAQQVATLDTAKTYLLYCASGNRSSKAATLMREHGVRKVINAGAYKELQATEPQIRTD